The Paenibacillus sp. FSL W8-0426 region CATATATTCCATCGGAATCAAATCGATCGAATATTTGATCGCGATGATCGAGAACCCGGATTATACGCCTCCGGTTGTTACGGAGCCGTCCCATCTCGTTATTCGCCAGACGACGGCACCCGTTCAGGGGTGACACACTTCGCAAGGGGCACGGCCGAGAGGCTGTGCCTTTTGTCTTGAAGTTCACGAAACGTCAGGTATCAGCGACACAATTCAACACGAAATGCTGGGGAAAAGTGTTGATTTTCGACCCTGTGACGTTTAGACTATACTCATTATGATAAACGGGTCTTCTATGTATGGCTTTCGTTTGAGTTTGCTGGCAAATACCATGATGTTGTTGCGAAGGGAGTGCCTGTCGCCTGACAGTGCACTCGCTTCTTTTTTAAGATTCGCTTCATTAGCTATGAAAAGCATGAAACATACATACAAGATTGATCCCGGTTGAAAGGAAAGACGGAGTGGAGCACCTACACGGAACGTACAACATTGAACTGGTCGTTTTGTCTTACATTATTGCCGTTTTGTCTTCTTACGTCGCGCTTGACTTGGCTGGCCGCGTTAGTCTGGCCCGAGGAACCTCCCGAAAGGTTTGGCTTGGCTGCGGGGCCATGGCGATGGGGCTTGGCATATGGTCGATGCATTTTGTCGGCATGCTGGCCTTTGTGCTCCCCAATCACGTTTCTTATTCGTTGGGTAAGGTTGTGTTGTCCGTTCTATTTGCTGTCGTGGCCTCCGGAGTCGCCCTGCACATTGCAGGCCGAAAGGGCGGGCATGTGAAGCAGATTGCCATTGCAGGTTTGTCGATGACGATCGGCATTAGCTGCATGCATTACGTCGGCATGGCGGCGATGTCCGTTCCAGTGAGCTATGAACCCGCCAAGGTCTGGTTATCCATCCTGATTGCAGCCGCCGCCTCGTTCACGGCGCTGTGGCTCATGTTCATTTTTCGCCAACGCCATTCCAAGCGGCTGTGGATGTATAAACTCGGTAGTGGATTGATCATGGGTTTGGGCATTACGGGCATGCACTATACCGGTATGTCGGCAGCTCACTTTCACGTTTCGGAGGGAGGCATGGGGGTGCCGGGCTTGCGGATCGAACCGTTGTTTCTTGGATACACGATTGCGATCGGCACGTTCATTACCCTGGGTTTGGCATTAAGCGGCATTATCATTAACCAGCGTTTTTCCCAGAAAGACCGCCGTTTGCAAGAAAACGAGCAATGGTACCAGGCTTTGTACGACAATCATGCCGATGCCATTATTTCCGTAGATTGCGAAGGGTACATCAAAGGAATCAATTCTGCGGTCACTCGCATTACGGGATATTTGGAGAAGGATGTCATCCATTGCTCCATAGACGAGATCGTAGAGCGTATCGACATCCACTGGACGTCCGACCCGGCGGACATTTCTTGGGAAGACGGCACTCGCAGCCAGGAGTATTACACGGCTACGATGAAGGGGCTTCATGGTCAGTTGATCGATCTGCACATCACCGTAGTTCCGGTCCTGATTGAGGGGAGTCATGTGGGCAGCCATATCCTGATCAAAGACGTCACCAAGGAAAAGCAGGCCCAGGAACATATTCGCCATCAGGCCTTGCATGATCCGCTTACTGGCTTGCCGAACCGGCGCAAGCTGGACGAAGTGCTGGAGGAAGCCATCGCCACCCACAAGGCCGCGGGCGAAACGTTTGCGGTGATGGTTATGGACATTGACCGTTTCAAAATGATCAACGACTCCCTTGGACATTCCATCGGGGATATTTTTCTGAAGGACGTAAGTGCAAGGATTGTTGGCGCGATTCAGGCTTTCGATTCCGATGCGATGGAGAACGTCATGCTTGCGCGCATGGGCGGGGACGAATTTACGTTGGTCGTCAAAAATGAACAGGGCCATGCGGATCGTGTTCAAGAACTCGCGAAACGAATCGTGCGGGCGATCCAACTGCCCTACCGGCTTAAGGACAATGACTTCTATGTGACTACAAGTATCGGCATCGCCATGTTCCCGGAGCACGGGACAGAAGCGGACATGCTGCTCAAGCATGCTGATACAAGCATGTACGAGGTCAAAAAAAACGGCAAAAACGGCTACAAATTCTATTCGGCCGAGCTGGATTCGGCGTTGTATGAACGAATCGAACTTGAGGGATATTTGCGCAAAGCGCTGGAACGCGATGAAATGGTGCTGTATTACCAGCCTCAGATTCGTACTTCGGACCGTCGCATGATCGGCGTAGAGGCGTTGATTCGCTGGAAGCATCCGCAGAAAGGAATACTGACGCCCGACGTCTTCATTCCGATCGCGGAAGAGACCGGCATGATCTATGACATCGGCAATTGGACGCTGCGTGAAGCATGCAAGCAGATGAAGCGCTGGCACGCGAGCGGGGGGCCGCTCATTCCGGTCTCGGTCAATTTGTCTTCGCAGCAGTTCCATCAGGCCAATCTGCTCGAGCTGGTCAAAAATGCGCTGGAGGATTCTGGGTTGGAGGCTCGTTACCTCGAACTCGAAATTACGGAAAGCATGATGATGGATGCATCCGTATCGACCAGCATTCTGAACGAATTGTCGGCGCTCGGCGTCAAGATCAGCTTGGACGATTTCGGCACGGGTTACAGCTCGCTTAGTTACCTGAAGCAATATCCCATCAATAAACTGAAGATCGACCGTTCTTTCGTGACGGACATTACGGAGAATGTGAGCGATCAAGCCATTGTGGCCACCATCATATCGATGGCGCAGCATTTGAATATGGAAGTGATTGCGGAAGGCATCGAAACCAAAGGACAGCTGGATTTCCTGATGCAGAACGATTGCCGGGAAATTCAGGGCTATTATTTCAGCCGGCCGCTGCCGGCAAGCGAAGTAGAGAATGATTTCTTCATGCCGCTGCGCCAACATTTCAGCAAAGCGTAACATGGCGTGGTTGGCAAACGACAGGCGTTGATCCAGTGACAAAAGGCTGCCCCCTGTAGGGCAGCCTTTTTGGCATTGTACCAACCAGGTTCTGCTTCGCAGCCGGTTCGTCGGCGATTACATAAACTTGCGATGATGCTTTTTTCCGTCATAGGAAAACCAGATCGGTTTATCCTCCACCTTGGTTTCCAGATGAACGGTACGTCCCCATAACCGGTACACGTAAGGGAGGGTACGCTCCATGTATTTGAGGTCAAGCTCAATCCCTTCATAACGGTGCTTGAGCACAAGCTCGCCTGTGCGCAAGTAGTCGGCATCCTGGACGACAAGATAAGGGGAACCGCCGTTAATGCGCGAAAATACAAGCTGATCCCGAATGTTCTCCCACGATTTGTCCGTGAT contains the following coding sequences:
- a CDS encoding EAL domain-containing protein, whose amino-acid sequence is MEHLHGTYNIELVVLSYIIAVLSSYVALDLAGRVSLARGTSRKVWLGCGAMAMGLGIWSMHFVGMLAFVLPNHVSYSLGKVVLSVLFAVVASGVALHIAGRKGGHVKQIAIAGLSMTIGISCMHYVGMAAMSVPVSYEPAKVWLSILIAAAASFTALWLMFIFRQRHSKRLWMYKLGSGLIMGLGITGMHYTGMSAAHFHVSEGGMGVPGLRIEPLFLGYTIAIGTFITLGLALSGIIINQRFSQKDRRLQENEQWYQALYDNHADAIISVDCEGYIKGINSAVTRITGYLEKDVIHCSIDEIVERIDIHWTSDPADISWEDGTRSQEYYTATMKGLHGQLIDLHITVVPVLIEGSHVGSHILIKDVTKEKQAQEHIRHQALHDPLTGLPNRRKLDEVLEEAIATHKAAGETFAVMVMDIDRFKMINDSLGHSIGDIFLKDVSARIVGAIQAFDSDAMENVMLARMGGDEFTLVVKNEQGHADRVQELAKRIVRAIQLPYRLKDNDFYVTTSIGIAMFPEHGTEADMLLKHADTSMYEVKKNGKNGYKFYSAELDSALYERIELEGYLRKALERDEMVLYYQPQIRTSDRRMIGVEALIRWKHPQKGILTPDVFIPIAEETGMIYDIGNWTLREACKQMKRWHASGGPLIPVSVNLSSQQFHQANLLELVKNALEDSGLEARYLELEITESMMMDASVSTSILNELSALGVKISLDDFGTGYSSLSYLKQYPINKLKIDRSFVTDITENVSDQAIVATIISMAQHLNMEVIAEGIETKGQLDFLMQNDCREIQGYYFSRPLPASEVENDFFMPLRQHFSKA